In Tripterygium wilfordii isolate XIE 37 chromosome 15, ASM1340144v1, whole genome shotgun sequence, one DNA window encodes the following:
- the LOC120016999 gene encoding ubiquitin-conjugating enzyme E2-23 kDa-like, with the protein MSSPSKRREMDLMKLMMSDYKVEMINDGMQEFYVEFSGPKDSPYQGGVWKIRVELPDAYPYKSPSIGFTNKIYHPNVDEMSGSVCLDVINQTWSPMFDLVNVFEVFLPQLLLYPNPSDPLNGEAAALMMRDRTAYEQRVKEYCEKYAKPEDIGAKPEEESSDEELSEDEYDSSDDQVAGKADP; encoded by the exons atgTCTTCTCCAAGCAAACGCCGAGAGATGGATTTGATGAAACT GATGATGAGTGATTACAAAGTGGAGATGATCAATGATGGCATGCAAGAGTTCTATGTGGAATTCAGTGGACCGAAAGACA GTCCATATCAGGGAGGTGTATGGAAGATAAGGGTGGAGCTACCAGATGCTTATCCTTATAAATCTCCATCCATTGGTTTTACCAACAAGATCTACCACCCAAATGTTGATGAAAT GTCTGGTTCAGTTTGTTTGGATGTTATCAATCAGACTTGGAGTCCCATGTTTG ATCTCGTCAATGTGTTTGAAGTGTTTCTTCCTCAACTTCTTTTATATCCAAACCCCTCTGATCCATTGAATGGAGAAGCTGCTGCTTTAATGATGCGTGACCGCACTGCCTATGAACAAAGAGTGAAAG AGTACTGTGAGAAATATGCAAAGCCAGAAGATATCGGGGCAAAACCAGAGGAGGAATCTAGTGATGAGGAGCTGAGTGAAGATGAATATGACTCCAGCGATGACCAAGTTGCTGGAAAAGCTGATCCTTGA
- the LOC120016998 gene encoding dnaJ homolog subfamily C member 17-like, translating into MKEEFVDHYALLGLPSGEEGAKLTEKEISKAYKLKALEIHPDKRPDDPYAHANFQKLKTSYEILKDEKARKLFDDLLRVKRDQLHRQSQQDSKRRKMVSDLEARERAAFVPDQVFEAIREEERIVRKLKEEIDRIRALNSCKGQAPSPAVPVRPNTVRAVVRLDKSKVLKVSWEFKEDYSAERLKEVFSEFGEVEDVVIKSSKKRGSALVVMSTKEAALAATGSVCGSLSNPLLVLPVQPQAAEEFLRMDAENDRLNNLVGAGFLDFERNILKKLEKVRPSV; encoded by the coding sequence ATGAAGGAAGAGTTTGTTGATCACTACGCCCTCTTAGGGTTACCTTCCGGTGAAGAAGGTGCGAAATTGACAGAGAAGGAGATCTCCAAGGCTTACAAATTGAAAGCTCTCGAGATACATCCAGACAAGAGACCTGATGATCCATACGCACATGCCAACTTCCAAAAACTCAAAACATCTTATGAGATTCTTAAGGATGAGAAGGCCCGCAAGCTGTTCGATGATCTGCTTCGAGTCAAGCGCGACCAGTTGCACCGGCAATCGCAGCAGGACTCTAAAAGGCGCAAGATGGTGTCCGATCTTGAGGCTAGAGAGCGTGCAGCCTTTGTACCTGACCAGGTATTCGAAGCCATACGTGAAGAGGAGAGGATTGTTAGGAAATTGAAAGAGGAAATCGATAGAATTCGTGCCCTGAATAGCTGTAAAGGACAGGCACCATCGCCGGCAGTTCCTGTAAGGCCTAATACAGTCCGAGCTGTGGTCCGGTTGGACAAGTCTAAGGTGTTGAAGGTATCGTGGGAGTTCAAGGAGGATTACAGTGCGGAGCGATTGAAGGAGGTGTTTTCTGAGTTTGGGGAGGTGGAGGATGTAGTGATCAAGAGTTCAAAGAAGAGAGGTTCAGCACTTGTTGTGATGAGTACAAAAGAAGCGGCTTTAGCTGCGACTGGAAGTGTATGCGGGAGTCTTTCCAATCCCCTGCTGGTTTTGCCTGTTCAACCACAAGCTGCGGAAGAGTTTTTAAGAATGGATGCGGAAAACGACCGCCTGAATAATCTGGTTGGTGCTGGGTTTTTGGATTTTGAAAGAAATATTCTAAAGAAACTCGAGAAGGTTAGACCCTCAGTTTAA
- the LOC120016073 gene encoding uncharacterized protein LOC120016073 encodes MDAEEDRSRFGSLPEMTIRNMSSSSSAFFSANQSPFISPRSPSCQQSCTRSDVPCDNIQLSGDPLSSSSGIPDPESLANIRYTWPDMSPIPVTSIASDFQKVDNVSSSTGIGNSMISSYSHAHDHGYSVLGEKHRQHGRNHQISYVPASVSLSSNRLRSCDVFIGLHGRKPSLLRFANWLRAELEIQGMTCFVSDRARCRNSRKHGIVERAMDVSSFGVVILTKKSFRNPYTIEELRFFSGKKNLVPIFFDLSPGDCLARDIIEKRGELWEKHGGELWLLYGGLEKEWKEAINDLSRIDEWKLDAHDGNWRDYILRAVTLLAMKLGRRSVVERLTKWREKVEKEEFSFPRNENFIGRKKELSELEFILFGDVSGDAERDYFELKARPRRKNLTIGWSRSSSMEERRRDRQWERGSKKGKEPVIWKESEKEIEMQSNEYSPKQHQVRPKSSGRYARRKRSTKILYGKGIACVSGDSGIGKTELLLEFAYRFHQRYKMVLWIGGGSRYIRQNYLNLWSFLEVDVGVENCSERNRFKSFEEQEEAAISRVRKELMRNIPFLIVIDNLESEKDWWDHKLVMDLLPRFGGETHIIISTRLPRVMNLETFKLSYLSGVEAMTLMQGNAKDYSITEIDALRAIEDKLGRLTLGLAIVGAILSELPINPSRLLDTINRMPLRDLSWSGREVHSLMRSTFLLQLFEVCFSIFDHADGPMSLATRMVQASGWFAPAAIPVSLLALAAHRIPEKHKGTLLWRKLLRSLSCGLSSSYTKRSEVEASSMLLRFNIARSSTRPGYIYFNELIKLYARKRGVFGTAIAMVQTVINRGSIYHHSEHIWAACFLIFGFGNDPKGVELKVSELLYFVKEVLLPLAIRTFITFSRCRAALDLLRLCTNALEAADQAFVAPVEKWLDKSLCWRPIQTNAELNPCLWQELALSRATVLETRAKLMLRGGQFDIGDDLIRKAIFIRTSICGENHPDTIAARETLGKLTRLLANVQTHTSP; translated from the coding sequence ATGGACGCTGAAGAAGATAGGAGCAGGTTTGGGTCATTGCCGGAAATGACCATAAGGAATATGTCTTCGTCATCTTCGGCATTCTTTTCAGCAAACCAGTCACCTTTCATTTCTCCAAGATCACCATCATGTCAACAATCATGTACACGGTCTGATGTCCCATGCGACAACATTCAATTGAGTGGTGATCCTCTTAGTTCCAGCTCGGGGATTCCTGATCCTGAATCTCTTGCCAATATCAGATATACCTGGCCCGACATGTCTCCAATTCCTGTCACTTCTATCGCAAGCGATTTCCAGAAGGTTGATAATGTATCATCTTCAACTGGGATCGGAAACAGCATGATATCTAGTTACAGCCATGCTCATGACCATGGATATTCTGTGCTTGGAGAGAAGCATAGACAGCATGGGAGGAATCACCAAATATCTTATGTTCCTGCTTCTGTTTCACTTTCCTCTAACAGACTGAGGAGCTGTGATGTGTTCATAGGTTTGCATGGTCGCAAACCTTCATTACTGAGGTTTGCCAATTGGCTCCGAGCTGAGTTAGAGATCCAAGGCATGACCTGCTTTGTGTCTGATAGAGCACGTTGTAGGAACTCTCGCAAACATGGAATTGTTGAGAGGGCAATGGATGTTTCTTCTTTTGGGGTAGTAATCCTGACAAAGAAGTCTTTCCGAAACCCGTATACCATTGAGGAACTGCGATTCTTTTCTGGGAAAAAGAATTTGGTCCCAATATTCTTTGATTTGAGTCCAGGTGATTGCCTTGCCAGAGATATCATTGAGAAGAGGGGAGAGCTGTGGGAAAAGCATGGGGGTGAGTTGTGGCTGTTATATGGAGGGTTGGAGAAAGAGTGGAAAGAAGCCATTAATGACCTCTCTCGGATTGATGAGTGGAAACTGGATGCCCACGATGGTAACTGGAGAGATTATATCTTAAGGGCTGTCACATTACTTGCAATGAAGTTAGGAAGGAGAAGTGTTGTAGAACGGTTGACCAAATGGAGAGAAAAGGTGGAGAAAGAGGAGTTTTCATTCCCTAGGAATGAAAACTTCATCGGCAGGAAGAAAGAATTGTCTGAGCTGGAATTTATACTTTTTGGCGATGTAAGTGGAGATGCTGAAAGAGATTATTTTGAACTCAAGGCTAGGCCAAGGAGAAAAAACTTGACAATTGGCTGGAGTAGGAGCAGCTCTATGGAAGAGAGACGCAGGGATAGGCAATGGGAAAGGGGCAGCAAAAAGGGTAAAGAACCAGTCATATGGAAAGAGTCGGAAAAAGAGATTGAGATGCAAAGCAATGAATATTCTCCAAAGCAGCACCAGGTAAGACCAAAAAGTAGTGGACGGTATGCGAGGAGGAAAAGGTCAACAAAGATTTTGTATGGGAAAGGCATTGCTTGTGTTTCAGGCGACTCCGGAATTGGCAAGACAGAGCTTCTTCTGGAATTTGCTTACAGATTTCATCAGAGGTATAAAATGGTTCTGTGGATAGGAGGGGGAAGCAGGTATATTCGGCAGAATTACCTGAACCTGTGGTCATTTTTAGAAGTTGATGTTGGGGTTGAAAACTGTTCAGAGAGAAACCGGTTCAAAAGCTTTGAAGAGCAGGAAGAGGCGGCCATTTCTAGAGTTCGCAAGGAGCTCATGAGAAACATACCATTTTTGATTGTGATTGATAACTTGGAAAGTGAAAAGGATTGGTGGGATCACAAACTTGTGATGGATCTTCTTCCTCGTTTTGGCGGAGAAACCCACATTATAATATCCACGCGGCTTCCTCGTGTGATGAATTTGGAAACTTTTAAGCTATCGTACTTGTCTGGGGTAGAGGCAATGACTTTAATGCAGGGAAATGCCAAAGACTACTCAATCACGGAAATTGATGCCTTGAGAGCCATTGAGGACAAATTGGGAAGGTTGACTTTGGGCCTTGCCATTGTGGGAGCAATTTTATCCGAGCTCCCTATCAACCCAAGCAGGCTCTTGGATACCATCAACAGAATGCCCTTGAGGGACTTGTCATGGAGTGGTAGAGAAGTTCATTCACTAATGCGAAGCACTTTCCTATTGCAACTCTTTGAGGTATGCTTCTCTATATTTGATCATGCGGATGGTCCCATGAGCTTGGCGACTAGGATGGTCCAAGCCAGTGGATGGTTTGCGCCTGCTGCAATTCCAGTATCCTTATTGGCCCTAGCTGCTCACAGAATTCCTGAGAAGCATAAAGGGACATTGTTGTGGAGAAAATTGTTACGTTCTTTAAGCTGTGGTCTTAGTTCATCATACACCAAGAGATCAGAAGTAGAAGCATCTTCCATGTTGTTGCGATTCAATATTGCAAGAAGTAGCACAAGGCCAGGTTATATCTATTTCAATGAGCTCATCAAGCTCTATGCTCGAAAGAGAGGAGTTTTTGGTACTGCTATTGCCATGGTTCAAACAGTTATCAATCGTGGGTCTATATACCATCATTCTGAACATATATGGGCAGCATGTTTCTTGATATTTGGGTTTGGTAATGACCCCAAAGGTGTTGAGCTGAAAGTGTCGGAGTTATTATACTTTGTCAAAGAAGTACTTTTGCCTCTTGCCATCCGAACATTTATTACGTTCTCTCGGTGTAGGGCTGCTTTAGACCTCCTGCGCCTATGCACCAATGCCTTGGAAGCCGCAGACCAAGCATTTGTTGCCCCAGTAGAGAAGTGGTTGGATAAGTCACTTTGTTGGAGGCCTATCCAGACCAATGCTGAACTGAATCCATGCCTTTGGCAGGAGCTGGCACTATCGAGGGCCACAGTGCTAGAAACTAGGGCTAAGCTAATGTTAAGAGGAGGACAATTTGACATAGGGGATGATCTAATTAGGAAGGCCATTTTCATTAGGACTTCAATTTGTGGTGAGAACCATCCAGACACCATAGCAGCTCGTGAAACTCTCGGCAAACTCACCCGGCTTCTCGCAAATGTTCAAACCCATACTTCACCATAG
- the LOC120016068 gene encoding puromycin-sensitive aminopeptidase-like isoform X1: protein MARLILPCKSSRLAKTSLLGFISSAPIQATCQFSWVQNSSNNFFKYRRFLSSQAPLRRNCRFPNPSPFRAKETSRRFLCSVATENLPKQVEESKMDTPKEFFLKDYKLPDYYFDTVDLNFLLGEEKTIVSSKIIVFPRVEDSSFPLILDGQDQKLLSIKINNKELKEEDYQVDSRHLTLPSPPASTFTLEIVTEIYPQKNTSLEGLYKSSGNFCTQCEAQGFRKITYYQDRPDIMAKYTCRIEADKSLYPVLLSNGNLIEQGELEDGRHYSVWEDPFKKPCYLFALVAGQLEGRDDTFITRSGRKVSLKIWTPAQDVAKTVHAMYALKAAMKWDEDVFGLEYDLDLFNIVAVPDFNMGAMENKSLNIFNSKLVLASPETATDGDYAAILGVIGHEYFHNWTGNRVTCRDWFQLSLKEGLTVFRDQEFSSDMGSRAVKRIADVSRLRNFQFPQDAGPMAHPVRPHSYIKMDNFYTVTVYEKGAEVVRMYKTLLGSQGFRKGMDLYFKRNDGQAVTCEDFFAAMRDANDADFANFLLWYSQAGTPLVSVTSSYNAEAHTFSLKFRQELPPTPGQPIKEPMFIPVAVGLLDSTGKDIPLSSVYHDGILQSLATNNQPVYTTVLRVTKKEEEFVFSDIFERPIPSLLRGYSAPIRLQSDLPMDDLYFLLAHDSDEFNRWEAGQVLARKLMLSLVTDFQENKPLQLYPKFVDGFRNILSDSSLDKEFIAKAITLPGEGEIMDMMEVADPDAVHAVRSFIRKQLASELRAEFLSAVKSNRSSEEYVFDHRNMARRALKNIALAYLASLNDPELNELVLHEYETATNMTDQFAALAAIAQNPGKAHDDVLEDFYSKWQHDFLVVNKWFALQSMSDIPGNVKNVQNLLNHPAFDLRNPNKVYSLIGGFCGSPVNFHAIDGSGYQFLGELVVQLDKLNPQVASRMVSAFSRWRRYDETRQKLAKAQLEMILSSNGLSENVFEIASKSLAA, encoded by the exons ATGGCTCGGTTAATTCTTCCTTGCAAGAGTTCGCGTTTGGCAAAGACCAGTCTATTGGGTTTTATCTCTTCAGCTCCT ATTCAAGCTACTTGCCAATTTAGTTGGGTTCAGAACTCATCAAATAATTTCTTCAAATATAGGCGTTTCCTCAGTTCACAG GCCCCTTTGCGAAGGAATTGCCGATTTCCTAATCCTTCACCATTT AGGGCTAAGGAAACAAGCAGGAGGTTTCTTTGTTCTGTTGCCACAGAAAACTTACCAAAGCAGGTCGAGGAATCCAAAATGGATACGCCAAAGGAGTTCTTTTTGAAGGATTACAAGTTACCTGATTACTATTTTGATACG gtggatttgaattttttacTGGGTGAGGAGAAAACAATTGTTAGTTCAAAAATAATTGTCTTCCCCAGAGTTGAAG ATTCTTCTTTCCCTTTAATTTTGGATGGACAAGATCAAAAGCTACTTTCAATTAAGATCAACAACAAGGAACTGAAG GAGGAAGACTACCAGGTGGACTCACGTCATTTGACACTCCCATCACCACCTGCTAGTACATTTACATTGGAAATTGTTACTGAGATATATCCTCAGAAGAACACATCATTAGAG GGGCTTTACAAGTCATCCGGGAATTTCTGTACTCAATGTGAGGCCCAAGGTTTCCGGAAAATCACATATTATCAG GATCGGCCTGATATAATGGCAAAATACACATGCCGCATAGAAGCTGACAAGTCTTTGTACCCAGTGTTGCTATCTAATGGAAATCTCATAGAGCAAGGGGAGCTCGAG GATGGAAGGCATTATTCCGTATGGGAAGATCCTTTCAAGAAACCTTGCTACTTGTTTGCCTTAGTCGCTGGACAGTTGGAGGGCAGAGATGACACATTTATCACCCGCTCGGGTCGCAAGGTGTCACTGAAGATCTGGACCCCTGCACAAGATGTAGCCAAGACTGTACATGCGATGTATGCACTGAAGGCAGCTATGAAATGGGATGAGGAT GTTTTTGGTCTTGAGTATGACTTGGACCTCTTCAATATTGTGGCTGTTCCTGATTTTAATAT GGGTGCCATGGAAAACAAGAGTTTAAAT ATTTTCAATTCCAAACTTGTCTTGGCATCACCAGAAACTGCCACGGATGGAGATTATGCTGCAATTTTGGGAGTTATTGGCCACGAg TACTTCCACAATTGGACGGGCAACAG AGTGACATGTCGCGATTGGTTTCAACTCAGTCTAAAAGAAGGTCTTACCGTTTTCCGTGACCAG GAATTTTCTTCTGACATGGGGAGCCGGGCTGTGAAGCGGATAGCTGATGTTTCAAGGCTTCGAAATTTTCAGTTTCCACag GATGCAGGTCCCATGGCTCATCCTGTTCGGCCTCATTCTTACATAAAG ATGGACAACTTCTACACAG TGACG GTGTATGAAAAG GGAGCTGAAGTTGTCAGGATGTACAAAACTTTATTGGGGAGTCAGGGATTCCGGAAG GGCATGGATCTCTATTTTAAAAGAAATGACGGGCAAGCTGTAACCTGTGAAGACTTTTTTGCTGCCATGCGAGATGCAaatgatgctgattttgctaaTTTCTTACTATG gtATTCTCAAGCTGGGACACCCCTTGTGAGCGTTACTTCATCTTATAATGCTGAAGCCCACACTTTCTCCTTAAAGTTTAG ACAGGAGCTGCCACCAACTCCAGGGCAGCCGATTAAGGAGCCTATGTTCATTCCTGTGGCAGTTGGTTTACTGGACTCGACTGGCAAGGACATCCCTCTCTCATCTGTGTATCATGATGGGATTTTGCAGTCTCTTGCAACCAATAATCAACCAGTCTACACTACAGTTCTTCGAGTAACCAAG aaagaagaagaatttgtgTTCTCTGATATATTTGAGCGGCCAATTCCATCTTTGTTGAGAGGTTATAGCGCTCCTATCCGCCTTCAATCTGATCTCCCCATGGACGATCTGTATTTCCTCCTTGCTCATGATTCAGATGAATTTAACCG ATGGGAAGCTGGACAGGTATTGGCCAGGAAGCTAATGCTTTCATTAGTGACCGATtttcaagaaaacaaaccaTTGCAACTGTATCCTAAGTTTGTAGATGGATTCAGAAACATACTCAGTGATTCAAGCCTTGATAAA GAATTCATTGCAAAGGCAATAACCCTGCCTGGTGAAGGGGAGATAATGGACATGATGGAAGTTGCAGATCCTGATGCAGTTCATGCTGTTAGATCTTTTATCAGGAAGCAGCTAGCCTCAGAACTCAGAGCAGAATTTCTAAGTGCA GTCAAAAGCAATAGGAGCTCAGAAGAGTATGTCTTCGACCATCGTAATATGGCAAGGCGGGCTTTAAAGAATATTGCTCTTG CATATCTTGCATCACTCAACGATCCAGAGTTGAATGAGCTTGTGTTGCACGAATACGAGACTGCTACAAATATGACAGATCAATTTGCAGCCTTGGCAGCCATAGCCCAGAATCCTGGTAAAGCCCATGATGATGTTTTGGAGGACTTTTACAGTAAATGGCAACATGACTTCCTG GTTGTCAATAAATGGTTTGCCCTTCAATCCATGTCTGACATTCCTGGTAATGTGAAGAATGTTCAGAACCTCTTGAATCATCCGGCGTTTGATCTGCGTAATCCAAACAAG GTATACTCCCTCATTGGAGGGTTCTGTGGTTCTCCTGTGAATTTTCATGCGATAGATGGGTCAGGCTACCAGTTCCTTGGAGAATTAGTAGTGCAACTCGATAAATTGAACCCTCAG GTGGCCTCTCGCATGGTGTCAGCATTCTCAAGATGGAGGCGCTATGATGAAACCCGGCAAAAGCTTGCCAAG GCACAACTGGAGATGATCCTGTCTTCTAATGGGCTGTCGGAGAATGTCTTCGAGATTGCCTCAAAAAGCTTAGCTGCATAA
- the LOC120016068 gene encoding puromycin-sensitive aminopeptidase-like isoform X2 — translation MDTPKEFFLKDYKLPDYYFDTVDLNFLLGEEKTIVSSKIIVFPRVEDSSFPLILDGQDQKLLSIKINNKELKEEDYQVDSRHLTLPSPPASTFTLEIVTEIYPQKNTSLEGLYKSSGNFCTQCEAQGFRKITYYQDRPDIMAKYTCRIEADKSLYPVLLSNGNLIEQGELEDGRHYSVWEDPFKKPCYLFALVAGQLEGRDDTFITRSGRKVSLKIWTPAQDVAKTVHAMYALKAAMKWDEDVFGLEYDLDLFNIVAVPDFNMGAMENKSLNIFNSKLVLASPETATDGDYAAILGVIGHEYFHNWTGNRVTCRDWFQLSLKEGLTVFRDQEFSSDMGSRAVKRIADVSRLRNFQFPQDAGPMAHPVRPHSYIKMDNFYTVTVYEKGAEVVRMYKTLLGSQGFRKGMDLYFKRNDGQAVTCEDFFAAMRDANDADFANFLLWYSQAGTPLVSVTSSYNAEAHTFSLKFRQELPPTPGQPIKEPMFIPVAVGLLDSTGKDIPLSSVYHDGILQSLATNNQPVYTTVLRVTKKEEEFVFSDIFERPIPSLLRGYSAPIRLQSDLPMDDLYFLLAHDSDEFNRWEAGQVLARKLMLSLVTDFQENKPLQLYPKFVDGFRNILSDSSLDKEFIAKAITLPGEGEIMDMMEVADPDAVHAVRSFIRKQLASELRAEFLSAVKSNRSSEEYVFDHRNMARRALKNIALAYLASLNDPELNELVLHEYETATNMTDQFAALAAIAQNPGKAHDDVLEDFYSKWQHDFLVVNKWFALQSMSDIPGNVKNVQNLLNHPAFDLRNPNKVYSLIGGFCGSPVNFHAIDGSGYQFLGELVVQLDKLNPQVASRMVSAFSRWRRYDETRQKLAKAQLEMILSSNGLSENVFEIASKSLAA, via the exons ATGGATACGCCAAAGGAGTTCTTTTTGAAGGATTACAAGTTACCTGATTACTATTTTGATACG gtggatttgaattttttacTGGGTGAGGAGAAAACAATTGTTAGTTCAAAAATAATTGTCTTCCCCAGAGTTGAAG ATTCTTCTTTCCCTTTAATTTTGGATGGACAAGATCAAAAGCTACTTTCAATTAAGATCAACAACAAGGAACTGAAG GAGGAAGACTACCAGGTGGACTCACGTCATTTGACACTCCCATCACCACCTGCTAGTACATTTACATTGGAAATTGTTACTGAGATATATCCTCAGAAGAACACATCATTAGAG GGGCTTTACAAGTCATCCGGGAATTTCTGTACTCAATGTGAGGCCCAAGGTTTCCGGAAAATCACATATTATCAG GATCGGCCTGATATAATGGCAAAATACACATGCCGCATAGAAGCTGACAAGTCTTTGTACCCAGTGTTGCTATCTAATGGAAATCTCATAGAGCAAGGGGAGCTCGAG GATGGAAGGCATTATTCCGTATGGGAAGATCCTTTCAAGAAACCTTGCTACTTGTTTGCCTTAGTCGCTGGACAGTTGGAGGGCAGAGATGACACATTTATCACCCGCTCGGGTCGCAAGGTGTCACTGAAGATCTGGACCCCTGCACAAGATGTAGCCAAGACTGTACATGCGATGTATGCACTGAAGGCAGCTATGAAATGGGATGAGGAT GTTTTTGGTCTTGAGTATGACTTGGACCTCTTCAATATTGTGGCTGTTCCTGATTTTAATAT GGGTGCCATGGAAAACAAGAGTTTAAAT ATTTTCAATTCCAAACTTGTCTTGGCATCACCAGAAACTGCCACGGATGGAGATTATGCTGCAATTTTGGGAGTTATTGGCCACGAg TACTTCCACAATTGGACGGGCAACAG AGTGACATGTCGCGATTGGTTTCAACTCAGTCTAAAAGAAGGTCTTACCGTTTTCCGTGACCAG GAATTTTCTTCTGACATGGGGAGCCGGGCTGTGAAGCGGATAGCTGATGTTTCAAGGCTTCGAAATTTTCAGTTTCCACag GATGCAGGTCCCATGGCTCATCCTGTTCGGCCTCATTCTTACATAAAG ATGGACAACTTCTACACAG TGACG GTGTATGAAAAG GGAGCTGAAGTTGTCAGGATGTACAAAACTTTATTGGGGAGTCAGGGATTCCGGAAG GGCATGGATCTCTATTTTAAAAGAAATGACGGGCAAGCTGTAACCTGTGAAGACTTTTTTGCTGCCATGCGAGATGCAaatgatgctgattttgctaaTTTCTTACTATG gtATTCTCAAGCTGGGACACCCCTTGTGAGCGTTACTTCATCTTATAATGCTGAAGCCCACACTTTCTCCTTAAAGTTTAG ACAGGAGCTGCCACCAACTCCAGGGCAGCCGATTAAGGAGCCTATGTTCATTCCTGTGGCAGTTGGTTTACTGGACTCGACTGGCAAGGACATCCCTCTCTCATCTGTGTATCATGATGGGATTTTGCAGTCTCTTGCAACCAATAATCAACCAGTCTACACTACAGTTCTTCGAGTAACCAAG aaagaagaagaatttgtgTTCTCTGATATATTTGAGCGGCCAATTCCATCTTTGTTGAGAGGTTATAGCGCTCCTATCCGCCTTCAATCTGATCTCCCCATGGACGATCTGTATTTCCTCCTTGCTCATGATTCAGATGAATTTAACCG ATGGGAAGCTGGACAGGTATTGGCCAGGAAGCTAATGCTTTCATTAGTGACCGATtttcaagaaaacaaaccaTTGCAACTGTATCCTAAGTTTGTAGATGGATTCAGAAACATACTCAGTGATTCAAGCCTTGATAAA GAATTCATTGCAAAGGCAATAACCCTGCCTGGTGAAGGGGAGATAATGGACATGATGGAAGTTGCAGATCCTGATGCAGTTCATGCTGTTAGATCTTTTATCAGGAAGCAGCTAGCCTCAGAACTCAGAGCAGAATTTCTAAGTGCA GTCAAAAGCAATAGGAGCTCAGAAGAGTATGTCTTCGACCATCGTAATATGGCAAGGCGGGCTTTAAAGAATATTGCTCTTG CATATCTTGCATCACTCAACGATCCAGAGTTGAATGAGCTTGTGTTGCACGAATACGAGACTGCTACAAATATGACAGATCAATTTGCAGCCTTGGCAGCCATAGCCCAGAATCCTGGTAAAGCCCATGATGATGTTTTGGAGGACTTTTACAGTAAATGGCAACATGACTTCCTG GTTGTCAATAAATGGTTTGCCCTTCAATCCATGTCTGACATTCCTGGTAATGTGAAGAATGTTCAGAACCTCTTGAATCATCCGGCGTTTGATCTGCGTAATCCAAACAAG GTATACTCCCTCATTGGAGGGTTCTGTGGTTCTCCTGTGAATTTTCATGCGATAGATGGGTCAGGCTACCAGTTCCTTGGAGAATTAGTAGTGCAACTCGATAAATTGAACCCTCAG GTGGCCTCTCGCATGGTGTCAGCATTCTCAAGATGGAGGCGCTATGATGAAACCCGGCAAAAGCTTGCCAAG GCACAACTGGAGATGATCCTGTCTTCTAATGGGCTGTCGGAGAATGTCTTCGAGATTGCCTCAAAAAGCTTAGCTGCATAA